In Desulfosporosinus sp. Sb-LF, one DNA window encodes the following:
- a CDS encoding diguanylate cyclase has protein sequence MVINEEIKILIVDDNLGNLLVLEGILEELECNIIRAMSGNEALGLTLEHEFALVLLDVQMPEMDGFETAELMRGSERTKFIPIIFVTAISKDQRCIFKGYEVGAVDYLFKPIEAIVLKSKVKVFLELYKQKRMLKTQAEVLEAKVKELLELKETNFHLENLSTLDGLTGIPNRRSFDQFIEMSWKNSMREQQTLALVMADIDYFKAFNDNYGHLKGDDCLRLVAKTLVTSIKRPIDFVARYGGEEFIAVLPNTDKIGALLVAERMRRNIEHLAITHEHSMVASCVTISLGITDIIPQQADTILELIQTVDNALYQAKQLGRNRVFVASF, from the coding sequence GTGGTAATAAATGAAGAGATTAAGATACTAATTGTTGATGACAATTTAGGGAATCTTCTTGTTTTAGAGGGCATTCTTGAAGAGCTCGAATGTAACATTATCAGAGCGATGTCTGGAAACGAAGCGTTGGGTTTAACGCTGGAACATGAATTTGCCCTGGTGCTTCTTGATGTTCAAATGCCCGAAATGGATGGCTTTGAAACCGCCGAGCTTATGAGAGGGAGTGAACGAACTAAATTTATTCCAATTATCTTTGTTACGGCGATCAGTAAAGATCAACGGTGTATCTTCAAGGGATATGAGGTAGGAGCGGTCGATTATCTCTTTAAACCTATAGAAGCGATTGTCCTTAAAAGTAAAGTCAAGGTCTTTTTAGAACTCTATAAACAAAAAAGGATGTTGAAAACACAGGCTGAAGTACTGGAGGCTAAGGTGAAGGAATTACTGGAACTAAAAGAAACTAACTTTCATCTGGAGAATCTGTCAACCTTAGACGGTTTGACAGGAATTCCAAACCGGCGTAGCTTCGATCAGTTTATTGAGATGAGTTGGAAGAATTCCATGAGAGAACAACAAACGTTAGCGTTGGTCATGGCCGATATCGATTATTTTAAGGCCTTCAATGATAACTATGGACACCTTAAAGGAGATGATTGTTTAAGACTTGTGGCGAAGACGTTAGTTACAAGCATTAAAAGACCTATCGATTTTGTTGCACGGTATGGTGGCGAGGAGTTTATTGCTGTCTTACCTAATACGGACAAGATAGGCGCGTTATTGGTTGCTGAGAGAATGAGGAGAAATATTGAGCACTTAGCCATAACACACGAACATTCTATGGTCGCATCTTGTGTTACGATTAGTTTGGGTATTACTGATATAATTCCTCAGCAAGCAGATACAATATTAGAGTTAATCCAGACCGTTGATAATGCCCTTTATCAAGCAAAACAACTAGGAAGAAACAGAGTATTTGTAGCATCATTTTAA
- a CDS encoding chemotaxis protein CheB, with protein MGYQAVVIGSSTGGMDALKIILEVLPKNFSVPILVVQHTSSHSDNYLAKFLDNACKVSVKEAEEKEKAIAGHVYIAPPNYHLLVEKDGSISLSVEARVSYARPSIDVLFESAAEAYNKGLIGLVLTGANNDGSKGLKRIKECCGLTIVQDPITAQADTMPRAALRATKVDHIVSLEQIGPFLNKIIQEKSGDRRGNK; from the coding sequence TTGGGTTATCAGGCAGTTGTGATCGGTTCTTCTACAGGAGGGATGGACGCTCTAAAAATTATTCTGGAAGTATTACCAAAGAATTTCTCAGTACCTATCTTAGTTGTTCAGCATACAAGCTCTCATTCAGACAACTATCTAGCCAAGTTTCTTGACAATGCCTGTAAGGTTTCGGTGAAAGAAGCCGAGGAAAAGGAAAAAGCAATTGCAGGGCATGTTTATATTGCACCGCCTAATTATCATCTTCTCGTAGAAAAAGATGGATCAATTTCCCTTTCGGTTGAAGCACGCGTCAGTTATGCTCGTCCATCGATCGATGTGCTTTTTGAATCTGCTGCCGAGGCATATAACAAAGGATTGATCGGACTTGTCCTAACTGGGGCGAATAATGATGGAAGCAAAGGCCTGAAAAGAATTAAAGAGTGTTGTGGGTTGACCATTGTTCAAGATCCGATTACCGCCCAGGCTGACACAATGCCTAGGGCGGCTCTACGAGCAACAAAGGTGGATCATATTGTATCGCTGGAACAGATCGGGCCATTCCTTAATAAAATAATTCAAGAAAAAAGTGGGGACAGACGTGGTAATAAATGA
- a CDS encoding protein-glutamate O-methyltransferase CheR, translated as MIRDCNSNYLESKDIEIQLLLEAIYLKYGYDFRDYSKAHLKRRIMHRLSVSGFESISQMQYQILYDRTFLENLLTDFSINVTEMFRDPPFYKVFRQEVIPVLKTYPFIKIWHAGCSSGEEVYSMAILLKEEGLYERTQIYATDFNVEVLAKAKQAIYPIDDIKDYTYNYQQSGGLTSFADYYIAKYDSVILDQSLKDKIIFADHNLVTDGVFGEMHVVICRNVLIYFNRELQNKVFKLFYESLRKGGFLGIGTKESLRFSNHFEKFKVISEDLNIYQKKFEV; from the coding sequence ATGATTCGTGATTGTAATTCGAATTACCTTGAAAGCAAAGACATAGAGATTCAGCTCCTTCTGGAGGCAATCTATCTCAAATATGGATACGATTTTAGAGATTACTCTAAAGCACATTTAAAACGGCGAATTATGCATCGATTATCCGTTTCTGGATTTGAGAGTATTTCACAAATGCAGTATCAGATTCTCTACGATAGAACGTTTTTAGAGAATTTGCTCACTGATTTTTCGATTAATGTTACCGAAATGTTTAGAGATCCGCCGTTTTATAAAGTCTTTCGCCAAGAGGTTATCCCTGTTTTGAAAACATACCCGTTTATAAAGATCTGGCACGCTGGATGTTCAAGTGGGGAAGAAGTGTATTCGATGGCTATTTTACTCAAAGAAGAGGGCTTATATGAGCGTACTCAAATTTATGCCACGGATTTCAACGTGGAAGTACTTGCTAAAGCTAAACAAGCAATCTACCCGATTGATGATATTAAAGACTATACCTACAATTATCAACAATCTGGTGGACTAACCTCTTTTGCAGACTATTATATTGCAAAGTATGACTCAGTTATACTTGATCAATCGCTTAAGGATAAAATTATATTTGCAGATCATAATCTCGTAACTGATGGAGTATTCGGCGAGATGCATGTCGTTATCTGCAGAAATGTTCTAATATATTTTAACAGAGAACTTCAAAATAAAGTTTTTAAGCTTTTTTACGAAAGTTTACGTAAGGGTGGATTTTTGGGCATAGGAACAAAGGAGAGTTTAAGATTCTCGAATCATTTTGAGAAATTTAAGGTTATTAGTGAAGACCTTAACATATACCAAAAGAAATTTGAGGTTTAG
- a CDS encoding response regulator, with protein MAIIKNLKLGAKLSIFLGAILLLLLLSSLFGYLGLTQNSKEFYEYGKIANEEVLAGRIQTNLLESRIAFKNFIELGDDSQQQIFEDRFAKMQKFIEDLKSTTDDQERARSVEIISLRANEYKEGFKKVVAYKTQKIAIYNVLISKGPEMEEALSKIAQSANNDNNPATAYWAGNAEKNLLRSRLYVGKYLENDDQNAINLAKTELDELEKSLDLYIKSSGAKNKEQIDLVINDRNIYLNNFVEIVSVIESKKSVIKSLDIIGPEISGNAEGIKQSIIKEQETYGPKVKRNSDNSIYGMIALSLLAIVLTVLISIGILKMVVVPVKTVTSTFKDISEGEADLRVRLKVVSTDELGDMAAYFNKFMEKLQVIMNQNKNQTWLKTGQAELSGKIRGDQDIISLGNNIISYIAKYINAQIGAIYLFTKDQRLRMIGSYAFTRHINPSNELRLGEGLVGQSALEKQTLVITDVPEHYIKVNSGIGEAAPHNVIVTPCIYNEDVKCVIELGLFHEITKIQQEFIDMIGESIAITIHSAEARTDMETLLSKTMEQSEKLQVQQEELRQSNEELERQTRALKSSEQSLNVQQEELRVINEELEERTKSLELQKKAISIKNVHLETAQKEIEAKAKDLEIASKYKSEFLANVSHELRTPLNSILVLSQLLANKTDNSPLTAKQLEFAKTIHSSGTDLLILINDVLDLSKVEAGKMEVNYENMSLRELENYVERSFRQIALDKGLSLTFNLDGSLPGSISTDGQRVQQIINNLVSNAFKFTKEGGVTITIRRPIPGDFSKLDIDNDRFICIIISDTGIGIPVEKQSLIFEAFRQSDGTTSRKYGGTGLGLSISKELARLLKGKIELLSEEGKGSSFCLVLPEDVDSLIPFEQVATSLEKEVNEANSRHELSPIVSSAKLLLIIDDDQGFLNVLADLAHEKGFTCLTSDNGETGIRLALKHKPKAILLDLGLPGMSGWEVLEMLGDYKETRDIPVHIISGHENKMDECKKGIIGYLQKPANVETINDMFERLEGLEEQSLKKLLLIASDVFQKKTITEIIGKKGIIVLTADTGQEAYTLLKIERFDCIILDIMLKDQSGYELLAKLKEEKNQVPIIIYTDKEGIYNNDDLLQNYESIIIKGSHSMERLVAEASLFLHGVDSKITDPRHKETKRHQHKETSLKDKKILIVDDDMRNVFALTSALEEKDMIVIIGKNGREGIDKLHQNQDIDLILMDIMMPEMDGFEAMKEIRRENKFRKIPIIALTAKAMKEDKNKCIEAGANDYLTKPLELDKLISLLRVWLHK; from the coding sequence ATGGCCATTATAAAGAACTTAAAACTTGGAGCAAAGTTAAGCATCTTTTTAGGGGCAATTCTATTGCTTTTATTGTTATCAAGTTTATTTGGTTATCTTGGTCTGACACAAAACAGTAAAGAATTCTATGAGTATGGAAAAATAGCCAACGAGGAAGTGTTGGCTGGAAGAATCCAGACTAATTTATTGGAGAGCCGGATCGCCTTTAAAAATTTTATTGAGCTAGGGGATGATTCCCAACAACAGATTTTTGAGGATCGCTTTGCTAAGATGCAGAAATTTATCGAGGATCTTAAGTCTACTACGGATGATCAAGAACGGGCTAGAAGTGTTGAGATTATTTCGCTGAGGGCAAATGAATATAAAGAAGGCTTTAAGAAAGTAGTCGCTTACAAAACCCAAAAAATAGCCATATATAACGTATTGATCAGTAAGGGACCCGAGATGGAAGAGGCCCTCTCCAAAATTGCGCAGTCAGCCAATAATGATAACAATCCAGCAACGGCCTATTGGGCAGGAAATGCTGAAAAGAATTTACTTCGTTCTAGGTTATACGTTGGTAAATACCTAGAGAATGATGATCAAAATGCTATAAACTTAGCGAAAACGGAGTTGGACGAATTAGAAAAATCACTGGATTTGTATATTAAATCGAGTGGTGCAAAAAACAAGGAACAGATTGATCTCGTTATTAATGATAGAAACATTTATTTAAATAACTTTGTTGAAATTGTTTCAGTGATAGAAAGTAAGAAAAGTGTGATTAAGAGCTTAGATATTATTGGTCCTGAGATCTCAGGTAATGCAGAGGGTATTAAACAATCAATCATAAAAGAACAGGAGACCTACGGCCCAAAGGTTAAACGAAATAGCGACAATTCAATTTACGGAATGATTGCTCTATCGTTGCTCGCAATTGTTCTAACGGTGCTTATTTCTATAGGTATTTTAAAGATGGTTGTTGTACCAGTAAAAACAGTTACCAGTACTTTCAAAGATATCTCTGAGGGAGAAGCGGATTTGAGAGTAAGGTTGAAAGTCGTTTCGACAGATGAACTAGGAGATATGGCGGCTTATTTTAATAAATTCATGGAAAAACTTCAGGTCATCATGAACCAGAATAAGAATCAAACGTGGTTGAAAACAGGCCAGGCAGAATTAAGTGGAAAAATTCGTGGGGATCAAGATATTATTTCCTTAGGCAATAATATTATTTCCTACATTGCTAAATACATAAATGCCCAGATAGGAGCCATCTATCTTTTTACGAAAGATCAACGCTTAAGAATGATAGGTAGTTATGCTTTTACCAGGCACATAAATCCTTCTAACGAACTCCGATTAGGCGAAGGGTTAGTCGGGCAGTCAGCCTTGGAAAAGCAAACACTAGTTATCACCGATGTTCCGGAGCATTACATTAAAGTTAACTCTGGTATAGGAGAGGCCGCACCACATAATGTTATTGTTACCCCATGCATTTATAATGAAGATGTTAAATGTGTTATTGAACTAGGTTTATTTCATGAAATCACGAAGATTCAACAAGAATTTATCGATATGATTGGCGAGAGTATTGCTATCACGATTCATTCAGCGGAAGCGCGAACTGACATGGAGACATTGCTCAGTAAAACAATGGAACAATCGGAGAAATTACAAGTTCAACAAGAAGAGCTAAGACAGAGTAATGAAGAACTTGAAAGACAAACTAGGGCTTTAAAGAGTTCTGAACAAAGTTTGAATGTCCAACAGGAAGAATTGAGAGTGATCAATGAGGAACTTGAGGAACGTACTAAAAGTCTTGAATTACAAAAGAAAGCGATCTCCATAAAGAATGTGCATTTGGAAACTGCACAAAAAGAAATTGAAGCTAAGGCGAAGGACCTAGAGATTGCGAGTAAATACAAATCGGAATTCTTAGCCAATGTATCACATGAATTGAGGACTCCTTTAAATAGTATTCTGGTATTATCTCAATTGCTGGCTAATAAGACGGACAATTCTCCTCTGACCGCTAAACAGCTTGAATTTGCTAAGACAATTCATAGTTCTGGAACGGATTTACTCATACTCATCAATGACGTCCTAGACCTATCAAAGGTGGAGGCTGGGAAAATGGAAGTCAATTATGAGAACATGAGCCTGAGAGAGTTGGAAAATTATGTAGAGAGATCGTTTAGACAAATTGCCTTGGATAAAGGACTTAGCTTGACCTTCAATCTGGATGGGAGTCTTCCTGGAAGTATTTCGACCGATGGGCAAAGGGTTCAACAAATAATTAATAACCTAGTTTCTAATGCTTTTAAATTCACCAAAGAGGGTGGAGTTACGATAACTATTCGTCGCCCAATCCCTGGTGATTTCTCCAAGCTCGATATCGATAATGATAGATTCATCTGTATTATTATCAGTGACACTGGAATTGGAATCCCAGTGGAGAAGCAGTCATTAATATTTGAAGCTTTTAGACAATCTGATGGTACTACAAGTAGAAAATATGGTGGTACGGGACTTGGACTTTCAATTTCAAAAGAACTTGCTCGTTTACTTAAAGGAAAGATTGAACTGTTAAGCGAGGAGGGAAAAGGGAGCTCGTTCTGCTTGGTGCTTCCAGAAGATGTGGATAGCCTTATCCCCTTTGAACAAGTAGCTACTTCCCTTGAAAAAGAGGTTAATGAGGCTAATAGCAGACATGAACTTAGCCCGATCGTTTCGAGTGCGAAATTACTTCTTATTATTGACGATGATCAAGGCTTCTTGAATGTCTTAGCTGACTTAGCCCATGAAAAAGGGTTTACCTGCTTAACCTCCGATAACGGTGAAACCGGCATCAGATTAGCGCTTAAGCATAAACCAAAGGCAATATTACTTGATTTGGGTTTGCCTGGAATGAGCGGTTGGGAGGTATTGGAAATGCTAGGGGATTATAAAGAGACGAGGGATATCCCCGTACACATTATCTCTGGACATGAAAATAAAATGGACGAATGTAAGAAGGGTATTATCGGATATCTTCAGAAACCAGCCAATGTGGAAACGATTAATGACATGTTCGAACGTTTAGAAGGTTTAGAAGAACAATCCTTGAAGAAACTATTGCTTATAGCCAGCGATGTTTTTCAGAAAAAGACGATTACTGAAATAATCGGTAAAAAGGGTATAATCGTTTTGACGGCCGATACAGGGCAGGAGGCTTATACTCTTTTAAAGATAGAGCGCTTCGATTGTATTATTCTCGATATTATGTTAAAAGATCAGTCGGGTTATGAGCTGTTGGCTAAGCTCAAGGAAGAAAAAAATCAGGTACCTATTATTATATATACTGATAAAGAGGGTATATATAATAATGACGATTTACTACAAAACTATGAAAGTATCATCATCAAAGGTTCTCACTCAATGGAGAGGCTTGTTGCTGAGGCCAGCTTGTTTTTGCATGGTGTAGATTCAAAAATAACTGATCCAAGACATAAAGAAACAAAAAGACATCAACATAAAGAAACTTCATTAAAAGATAAGAAGATACTCATTGTAGATGACGATATGAGAAATGTGTTCGCCCTTACAAGTGCTTTAGAAGAAAAGGATATGATCGTTATTATAGGTAAGAATGGCAGAGAAGGCATTGATAAACTCCACCAGAATCAAGATATTGACCTTATCTTAATGGATATTATGATGCCTGAGATGGATGGCTTTGAGGCTATGAAAGAAATTAGACGAGAAAATAAGTTTCGAAAAATACCTATCATCGCGCTTACTGCTAAAGCAATGAAAGAGGATAAAAACAAATGTATTGAAGCTGGGGCTAATGATTACCTCACGAAGCCCCTTGAGCTTGATAAACTCATTTCGCTCTTGAGGGTGTGGTTACATAAATGA
- the dcd gene encoding dCTP deaminase, whose protein sequence is MILSGREVKKKLGNEITIKPFNENQLNPNSYNLTLHHELLIYTDPILDMKKNNEVKTLIIPPEGLLLEPGTLYLGRTVEYTKTDNYVPMLEGRSSIGRLGLYIHVTAGFGDVGFAGYWTLEMHCVHPIRIYSGVEICQIFYHSIEGDFDKYCSGKYQNNRGVQPSLLYKDFERK, encoded by the coding sequence ATGATTTTATCCGGAAGGGAAGTTAAGAAAAAACTTGGAAACGAAATTACAATCAAGCCCTTTAATGAAAACCAGTTAAACCCTAATAGTTATAATCTAACGTTGCATCACGAACTACTTATCTATACTGACCCAATTCTTGATATGAAAAAGAACAACGAGGTAAAAACCTTAATAATTCCCCCTGAGGGTCTATTACTGGAACCTGGAACACTTTATTTAGGTAGAACAGTAGAATACACAAAGACGGATAATTATGTACCCATGTTAGAAGGTAGATCGTCTATAGGAAGACTTGGTTTATATATTCACGTAACTGCAGGCTTCGGCGACGTCGGATTTGCTGGTTACTGGACACTAGAAATGCACTGTGTTCACCCAATCCGCATCTACTCAGGAGTTGAAATATGTCAAATTTTTTATCACTCGATCGAAGGTGATTTCGACAAATATTGTTCCGGTAAATACCAAAACAATCGTGGTGTTCAGCCTAGCCTGCTGTATAAAGATTTTGAGAGAAAATAA
- a CDS encoding molybdopterin cofactor-binding domain-containing protein: MNSLGLKNVGQSIRKIDGMMIATGKPVYTEDLVMPNALVVKILRSPHAYAKINSIDISGAEKLEGVDCVLTYKDVPNERFTLAGQSYPEPSPYDRLILDRIVRYVGDEVAIIAAVDEKTALLAMKKIKVDYEVLEPVLNFEQALGHSSIIHSEEDLHVNFDIGLDKEKNIASSYYEAVGDVEEEFERCSVVVEDVYYPQAQAHAMMETYRAFTYLDHTGRLVVVSSTQVPFHIKRQLARALQISAGKIRVIKPRIGGGFGGKQTGAGDVFAAIVTLKTGKPALIIYDRKETFSCTTSRHAMRLKVKLGADQEGIIRAIDIQVLSDTGAYGEHASTVLSCVGHYTLPLYNKARAVRFTGNAVYTNKMPAGAFRGYGATQGTFALESTVNLLAKRLNMDPTEIRLKNISKVGETFLTGQGVLLGSSSLDQCIVKGKELIGWKEKFPRRAIGHKKIRAVGMAITMQGSGIANIGTASAEIRLNDDGYFTLLIGATDMGTGCDTILSQMAAEILEIPMEMIIVNAGDTDTSPYDPGSYASSTTYLAGSAVVKAAEELRKKILEQGATFLGVSSEDVELHEMAVRTVNGDQEMSFAKLAELTILGTGKLQLVGYATHGSEISPPPYVAGFAEVEVDQETGKIDLIDYVAIIDCGTVINPNLARIQAEGGIVQGIGMALYEDVNYNEFGKMATNSFMQYKIPCRKDVGKVRIEFEESFEPSGPFGAKSIGEVVANTPPPAIAHAIYNAVGVRVNHLPITPEKVFVGLQKL; the protein is encoded by the coding sequence ATGAATAGCCTAGGTTTAAAAAATGTAGGTCAAAGTATTCGCAAAATTGATGGTATGATGATCGCTACCGGCAAACCAGTGTACACTGAGGATTTAGTAATGCCAAATGCGTTGGTCGTGAAAATCCTGAGAAGCCCCCATGCATATGCTAAAATTAACTCGATCGATATCTCTGGGGCAGAGAAGTTAGAGGGCGTGGATTGCGTTCTTACTTATAAAGATGTTCCAAATGAACGCTTTACACTTGCCGGCCAATCTTATCCCGAGCCCTCTCCCTATGATCGCCTAATTCTTGATCGAATTGTTCGGTATGTGGGAGATGAAGTGGCGATTATCGCTGCGGTGGATGAAAAAACAGCGCTTTTAGCCATGAAGAAGATTAAAGTTGATTATGAAGTTTTGGAACCTGTTTTGAATTTTGAGCAGGCCTTGGGACATTCTTCGATAATTCATTCTGAAGAGGATTTGCACGTTAATTTCGATATTGGACTAGATAAGGAAAAAAATATTGCCTCCTCTTACTACGAAGCAGTAGGAGATGTTGAGGAAGAATTTGAGCGTTGCTCCGTGGTAGTAGAGGATGTTTATTATCCGCAAGCTCAGGCTCATGCCATGATGGAAACGTACCGCGCTTTTACCTACCTTGATCACACTGGAAGGCTAGTTGTGGTCAGCTCTACTCAGGTTCCTTTTCATATTAAAAGACAGTTAGCGAGGGCTTTGCAGATTTCCGCGGGTAAGATTAGGGTAATCAAGCCCAGAATCGGCGGCGGTTTCGGAGGAAAGCAAACAGGCGCTGGTGATGTCTTTGCAGCGATCGTAACCTTGAAGACTGGAAAACCCGCCCTCATCATTTATGATAGAAAAGAAACGTTTAGTTGTACGACCAGCCGTCATGCTATGAGATTGAAGGTCAAACTGGGAGCGGATCAGGAAGGGATTATTCGAGCGATCGATATTCAAGTCTTATCTGATACTGGAGCGTATGGGGAACATGCCTCCACCGTCTTAAGTTGTGTAGGCCATTATACTCTTCCACTTTACAATAAAGCGAGAGCGGTTCGGTTTACTGGAAATGCCGTGTATACGAATAAAATGCCTGCAGGAGCTTTCCGAGGGTATGGGGCTACTCAAGGAACGTTTGCCTTAGAATCGACAGTTAATTTGTTAGCAAAACGATTAAATATGGATCCGACTGAGATTCGCTTAAAAAATATCAGCAAAGTCGGAGAAACCTTTCTGACCGGTCAAGGAGTTCTGCTGGGAAGCTCGTCTTTAGATCAATGTATAGTCAAGGGTAAAGAGCTGATTGGCTGGAAGGAAAAATTCCCGCGACGAGCGATCGGTCACAAAAAAATAAGAGCTGTGGGAATGGCGATTACGATGCAGGGCTCAGGGATTGCGAATATCGGTACTGCATCCGCTGAAATTAGATTAAACGATGATGGATATTTTACCCTTCTCATTGGAGCAACGGACATGGGAACTGGATGTGATACGATCCTCAGTCAGATGGCTGCGGAGATTTTGGAGATTCCGATGGAGATGATAATTGTAAACGCCGGGGATACCGATACTTCTCCTTATGATCCTGGGTCTTATGCCTCAAGTACGACCTATTTAGCGGGGTCTGCGGTTGTAAAGGCAGCGGAGGAATTGAGAAAGAAGATTCTGGAACAGGGTGCGACGTTTTTAGGGGTTTCTTCGGAGGACGTCGAACTGCATGAAATGGCAGTTCGCACGGTTAATGGGGATCAAGAGATGAGTTTTGCCAAACTAGCAGAGCTTACCATACTGGGTACGGGAAAGCTCCAGCTCGTTGGTTATGCAACCCATGGAAGCGAAATTTCCCCTCCGCCCTATGTAGCAGGCTTTGCGGAGGTAGAAGTTGATCAAGAGACTGGAAAAATAGACTTGATCGACTATGTTGCGATCATAGATTGTGGAACTGTGATTAATCCTAATTTAGCCCGCATTCAGGCCGAAGGTGGGATTGTCCAGGGAATAGGGATGGCCCTCTACGAAGATGTAAACTATAATGAGTTTGGCAAAATGGCTACGAACTCCTTTATGCAGTATAAAATCCCGTGTCGCAAGGATGTCGGGAAAGTGCGGATAGAGTTTGAAGAGAGCTTTGAACCCTCGGGGCCTTTTGGAGCGAAATCTATCGGAGAAGTGGTTGCCAATACCCCACCGCCGGCCATTGCCCATGCGATTTATAATGCAGTGGGGGTCAGAGTAAACCATTTACCGATTACTCCTGAAAAGGTATTTGTAGGATTGCAGAAACTGTAA
- a CDS encoding 2Fe-2S iron-sulfur cluster-binding protein → MQIEVTINDKVVTWDVANGEFLADTLRAQGLLSVKKACETSCCGLCTVWIDGKSMLSCSILSSRVHGKKVTTIEGVPKAAEEFAQVLSAEGAEQCGFCSPGFIMNVLAMKNELVNPSEEEIIHYLTGNLCRCTGYMGQLRAVKTYLGVE, encoded by the coding sequence ATGCAAATCGAAGTAACGATTAATGATAAAGTAGTAACTTGGGACGTAGCAAACGGTGAATTTCTGGCGGATACTTTAAGGGCCCAAGGTCTGCTTAGTGTTAAGAAGGCATGTGAAACAAGCTGCTGCGGACTATGCACAGTCTGGATTGATGGCAAGTCTATGCTGTCTTGTTCAATCCTTTCCTCGCGTGTTCACGGTAAAAAAGTCACAACTATTGAAGGGGTTCCCAAGGCGGCAGAAGAATTTGCCCAAGTACTAAGCGCAGAAGGGGCAGAACAGTGTGGTTTTTGTAGCCCAGGGTTCATCATGAATGTGCTGGCCATGAAAAATGAGTTGGTTAATCCTTCAGAAGAAGAAATAATACACTATCTGACCGGTAACTTGTGTCGTTGTACGGGCTATATGGGGCAGCTCAGAGCAGTTAAGACCTATCTGGGGGTGGAGTAG
- a CDS encoding FAD binding domain-containing protein: MFTVLDLVQPNSLDEAYQVLSKKRNNTILGGCAFLKMGSKRIGTAIDLSDLKLSYIEEQDDFIEIGAMTSLREIETNTMLREHFNGVLSKSVENIIGVQFRNGVTVGASVFSKYGFSDLITALLALETEVELYKNGRMPLIDFLSKPYGKDILERLWIKKNKRLANYQSFRNSASDYPILNVAVSMLDDRWTIVVGARPRRAAIAKKASTTLSTVTLTDKEIEDAAQQAAAELSFGTNMRGTADYRRALCQVLVKRGIMEVLQCKSK, encoded by the coding sequence GTGTTTACAGTACTTGATTTAGTTCAACCGAATAGCCTAGATGAAGCATATCAGGTTCTTTCTAAAAAAAGAAACAATACAATTCTTGGTGGGTGTGCTTTTTTGAAAATGGGTTCCAAACGAATTGGTACAGCGATTGACCTTTCCGACCTTAAGCTTAGCTATATCGAAGAACAGGATGATTTCATTGAGATTGGGGCTATGACAAGTCTAAGGGAGATTGAAACCAATACGATGTTGAGAGAGCATTTCAATGGGGTGCTATCCAAATCGGTTGAAAATATTATCGGAGTGCAATTTAGAAACGGAGTTACTGTGGGCGCTTCGGTTTTTTCTAAATACGGTTTTTCCGATTTGATCACGGCTTTATTAGCGTTAGAAACGGAAGTCGAGTTATACAAGAATGGGAGAATGCCCTTAATTGACTTTTTAAGCAAACCCTACGGAAAAGACATATTAGAGAGACTATGGATTAAGAAAAACAAGCGTCTAGCCAATTACCAGAGCTTTAGAAATTCGGCCAGTGACTATCCGATCTTAAATGTTGCAGTTTCAATGCTTGATGATCGATGGACAATCGTTGTGGGGGCAAGACCGAGAAGAGCGGCAATAGCTAAGAAAGCTTCGACAACTCTGTCCACAGTAACCCTAACAGACAAGGAGATCGAGGATGCGGCGCAACAAGCCGCAGCCGAGTTATCCTTTGGCACAAATATGAGGGGGACGGCCGACTATCGCCGGGCTCTCTGCCAAGTGCTCGTCAAGAGGGGAATAATGGAGGTTCTGCAATGCAAATCGAAGTAA